A portion of the Paenibacillus hamazuiensis genome contains these proteins:
- a CDS encoding stalk domain-containing protein translates to MRRKAAWGKKAVVVGYGAVLSLGMALGAHAGSVIEEVKAYINREIKLTVNGEEWTPKDADGIAQSPLIYNGSAYVPLRSVGALTGLAIDWDEDTQTIAVFTPRQAETSCRPADEPGKNAAGFGDAEYSLLNKTLRLASDITAVQRGRGCLSFPIGKSDPGGGSAFEIGYSLYGAAKRVHGKAAVTSTADAEVRLRIVDNDQGKVLFERSGMRAGDEPVAFDVDVTNVKELGISAYTSSEPGTASVMIQSLTVVANKTVPEETFDITKPNRPLPGK, encoded by the coding sequence ATGAGAAGAAAAGCCGCGTGGGGCAAAAAAGCAGTTGTCGTGGGGTATGGTGCCGTTTTGTCGTTAGGAATGGCGCTGGGGGCTCATGCGGGGTCCGTGATTGAGGAGGTCAAAGCTTATATCAACAGGGAAATCAAGCTGACGGTGAACGGAGAGGAGTGGACGCCGAAAGATGCGGACGGTATCGCGCAAAGCCCGCTGATCTACAACGGCTCCGCTTATGTGCCGCTTCGCTCGGTCGGCGCTTTAACGGGGCTTGCGATAGATTGGGATGAGGATACCCAAACCATAGCTGTCTTTACCCCGCGGCAGGCAGAAACATCCTGCAGGCCTGCGGACGAACCGGGTAAGAACGCGGCCGGCTTCGGCGATGCGGAGTATTCTCTGCTGAACAAAACACTGCGATTGGCCAGCGACATTACGGCGGTGCAGCGCGGGCGGGGCTGCCTGTCGTTTCCGATCGGCAAAAGCGATCCGGGCGGAGGCTCCGCCTTTGAAATAGGGTACTCCCTGTACGGGGCGGCCAAGCGGGTGCATGGCAAAGCGGCCGTTACATCCACGGCTGATGCAGAGGTGCGGCTGAGGATCGTTGACAACGATCAGGGCAAAGTGCTCTTCGAGCGTTCCGGCATGCGTGCCGGAGATGAACCGGTAGCGTTTGACGTCGACGTAACGAATGTGAAAGAGCTGGGAATCTCGGCTTATACGTCCTCTGAGCCGGGTACGGCCAGCGTGATGATTCAGAGCCTGACCGTGGTGGCGAATAAGACGGTGCCTGAAGAGACGTTTGATATTACGAAGCCGAACCGTCCGTTGCCCGGCAAATGA
- a CDS encoding phasin family protein: MNELLKKALSLGVGVTLLTKEKIESAVDELVKKGELAPAESKELVRRLVEKGEAGQEEWKQLLREQLKSLLAELQIATKEDIEALSRRIEKLENPTS, translated from the coding sequence GTGAACGAATTGCTGAAAAAGGCGCTGTCTCTAGGAGTCGGCGTCACACTGCTCACGAAGGAAAAAATCGAAAGCGCCGTGGACGAGCTGGTGAAAAAAGGCGAGCTCGCGCCCGCCGAGTCGAAGGAGCTGGTCCGGCGGCTGGTGGAAAAAGGCGAGGCCGGGCAGGAGGAGTGGAAGCAGCTTTTGCGCGAACAGCTGAAAAGCCTGCTCGCCGAACTGCAGATCGCGACAAAAGAAGATATCGAAGCTTTAAGCAGGCGGATTGAAAAGCTGGAGAACCCCACATCTTAA
- a CDS encoding ABC1 kinase family protein, which yields MIRKRIRHFNRYREIAVALTRHGFGFIVEEMDVFQFFPLPGKLREGAAKDKEEKTSVGERIRLVLQQLGPTFIKLGQIASTRSDIIPGPILKELEKLQDQVPPFSFHEVRDILEAELGIEVDHTFARFDKKPVAAASIGQVHLALLHTGEQVAVKIQRPDIAVTIRTDLEILQNLAVLAEARFEWARRHQIRRMVEEFSKSLWNELDYTIEGSNTEKIAAQFGRNTRIHIPRVYWEFSSKKVLTTEFLDGIKLTDLQLLHENGYSRKRIAERLMKAMLQQMFVDGFFHADPHPGNIMVLPGEVLGFLDFGLVGRLTPELKRHLSGLIIALMLQSSEGIIRAVLGMNLVTPEVNVAELRRDVDRLHDKYVGLSFRQMSLGEAVNDLLDVAYRHHVQIPADFVLLGKSLITVEGVVEQLDPDISIIQIAEPFGKRLMMERLHPKSIFGSIKEEWTQISDIALQLPGHIKDLMALVKRGKIDVNLPEFHLLLRKLDRIGNRISFSIVLLSFSIIMTGVIIGSSQNRQPSLLWNLPALEAGSLVAVFMLGWLILSIFKSGRF from the coding sequence TTGATTCGCAAACGGATTCGTCATTTTAACCGTTACCGGGAAATCGCGGTGGCGCTCACTCGCCATGGCTTCGGATTTATCGTGGAAGAGATGGACGTGTTTCAGTTTTTCCCCCTGCCGGGCAAGCTGCGGGAAGGTGCGGCCAAGGACAAGGAAGAGAAAACATCCGTCGGCGAGCGAATCCGCCTGGTCCTGCAGCAGCTCGGTCCGACGTTCATCAAGCTCGGCCAGATCGCCAGCACACGTTCCGACATCATCCCCGGGCCGATCCTGAAAGAGCTCGAGAAACTTCAGGACCAGGTGCCTCCGTTCTCCTTTCACGAGGTCCGGGACATTCTCGAAGCGGAGCTCGGCATCGAAGTGGACCACACGTTTGCCCGCTTTGACAAAAAGCCGGTGGCCGCCGCTTCGATCGGCCAAGTCCACCTCGCGCTTCTTCATACCGGCGAGCAGGTTGCGGTCAAGATACAGCGGCCGGATATCGCGGTGACGATCCGCACCGATTTGGAAATTTTGCAAAATTTGGCCGTGCTCGCCGAAGCTCGCTTCGAATGGGCAAGACGCCATCAAATCCGAAGAATGGTCGAGGAATTCAGCAAATCGCTGTGGAACGAGCTGGATTATACGATTGAGGGAAGCAATACGGAGAAAATCGCGGCGCAGTTTGGGAGAAATACCCGCATCCATATTCCCCGGGTATACTGGGAGTTTTCCTCGAAAAAGGTGCTGACGACCGAATTTTTGGACGGGATCAAATTAACCGATCTGCAACTGCTTCATGAAAACGGCTACAGCCGCAAACGTATCGCCGAGCGTCTGATGAAAGCCATGCTTCAGCAAATGTTCGTCGACGGCTTTTTCCATGCGGACCCGCATCCGGGCAATATTATGGTGCTGCCGGGGGAAGTGCTCGGGTTTCTCGATTTCGGATTGGTCGGCCGGCTGACTCCGGAGCTGAAGCGCCATCTCTCGGGCCTGATCATCGCCTTGATGCTTCAAAGCTCGGAGGGTATTATTCGGGCGGTTCTCGGGATGAATCTGGTCACGCCGGAGGTGAACGTAGCGGAATTGCGCCGCGATGTCGACCGCCTGCACGACAAATATGTCGGCCTGTCGTTCCGGCAAATGAGTTTGGGGGAAGCGGTGAACGACCTGCTCGATGTGGCTTACCGGCACCATGTGCAAATACCCGCCGATTTCGTTCTACTCGGCAAAAGCCTGATCACCGTCGAAGGCGTTGTCGAGCAGCTCGATCCGGATATCAGCATCATTCAGATCGCGGAACCGTTCGGCAAACGGCTGATGATGGAACGGCTCCATCCCAAGTCGATTTTCGGAAGCATCAAGGAGGAGTGGACGCAAATCAGCGACATCGCCCTGCAGCTTCCGGGTCACATCAAAGATCTGATGGCCCTGGTGAAACGAGGGAAGATTGACGTGAACCTCCCCGAGTTTCATTTGCTGCTCCGCAAGTTGGACCGGATCGGCAACCGAATTTCGTTCAGCATCGTCCTGCTTTCTTTCAGCATCATCATGACGGGCGTCATCATCGGCTCATCGCAAAACCGGCAGCCCAGCCTGCTGTGGAACTTACCCGCACTCGAAGCCGGCTCTCTGGTAGCTGTGTTTATGCTCGGCTGGCTGATTTTGTCGATTTTCAAATCGGGGAGATTTTGA
- a CDS encoding SRPBCC family protein, which produces MTNPSQGTVPDIKQTIVLHAPIQKVWNSVATSEGIAAWFMPNTFEPELGKEFTLTDPNFGTSPCKVTELDPPRRLAFTWAKDWVITFELEEQDGKTQFTLIHSGWDADKVTEFGMPHPMVRERMNQGWSQIVLRLQKLVEA; this is translated from the coding sequence ATGACCAACCCATCTCAAGGCACTGTTCCCGATATTAAGCAAACGATTGTATTACATGCACCGATTCAAAAAGTATGGAATTCGGTAGCCACCTCCGAAGGCATTGCCGCCTGGTTTATGCCCAACACCTTCGAGCCCGAGCTCGGCAAAGAATTTACGCTGACCGATCCCAACTTCGGCACTTCGCCATGCAAGGTAACGGAGCTCGATCCGCCGCGCCGGCTTGCTTTCACATGGGCCAAAGACTGGGTCATCACCTTCGAGCTGGAGGAGCAGGACGGCAAGACACAGTTTACCCTCATCCACTCCGGATGGGATGCGGATAAGGTAACCGAGTTCGGCATGCCTCACCCGATGGTCCGCGAGCGCATGAACCAGGGCTGGAGCCAAATCGTTCTCCGGCTGCAAAAGCTGGTCGAGGCCTGA
- a CDS encoding ArsR/SmtB family transcription factor, translating to MSAAPKHDVFQAIADPTRRELLSLLADNDMPVTVLSGHFPISRTAVSKHLRVLSDAGLVKERKVGRETRYSLSPEPLLELKRWLAFYERFWENKLASLKYLVENEDATESGPAGPKLAIHSPAGE from the coding sequence ATGTCCGCCGCACCCAAGCACGACGTATTTCAGGCGATCGCCGATCCGACCCGCCGCGAGCTGCTCAGCCTGCTGGCGGACAACGACATGCCGGTCACCGTCCTGAGCGGACATTTTCCGATCAGCCGCACGGCCGTCTCCAAGCATCTGCGTGTGTTATCCGACGCCGGACTCGTCAAGGAGCGGAAGGTCGGGCGCGAAACGCGCTACAGCCTCAGCCCCGAGCCTTTGCTGGAACTGAAGCGTTGGCTGGCCTTCTACGAACGTTTTTGGGAAAACAAGCTGGCCTCGCTCAAATATCTTGTGGAAAACGAAGATGCTACGGAATCCGGCCCTGCCGGACCAAAGCTCGCAATCCATTCGCCGGCCGGCGAATGA
- a CDS encoding glycerophosphodiester phosphodiesterase family protein — MIERLKTDPTLVVAAHRGLKCDYPENTLLAFHEALEAGADMLEFDLRLSKDGVVVVIHDETVDRTTNGSGKVGDLTVSELKQLDAGGWFGKPFEGLKIPTFEELCDLLRAYPEVLLNVEVKPSPDAQEAVDKAVSMLKEYGYLPRCVFTCFDAEIIAYMHDTYGLKTQGFPGEAMYNFDTGENGTYSKMWAVAMSMKLLTPARVKEFQDMGLLTWCYCPDVDQQVYYSIGCGATLMTCNNPFPAMKIRGQITRS, encoded by the coding sequence ATGATCGAACGTCTGAAAACCGATCCCACTCTCGTGGTAGCCGCCCACAGGGGGCTCAAATGCGATTATCCCGAAAATACGCTGCTTGCTTTCCACGAGGCGCTTGAAGCCGGCGCCGATATGCTGGAGTTCGACCTTCGCCTCTCCAAGGACGGAGTCGTCGTGGTGATCCACGATGAGACGGTGGACCGGACGACCAACGGCAGCGGCAAGGTGGGCGACCTCACCGTTTCCGAGCTGAAGCAGCTGGATGCGGGCGGCTGGTTCGGCAAACCGTTTGAAGGACTGAAAATTCCGACGTTCGAGGAGCTTTGCGACCTGCTGCGGGCCTATCCCGAGGTGCTGCTGAATGTGGAGGTCAAGCCAAGCCCGGATGCCCAGGAAGCGGTCGATAAAGCGGTGTCGATGCTGAAGGAATACGGGTACTTGCCGCGCTGCGTGTTCACCTGCTTCGATGCGGAGATTATCGCCTACATGCACGATACGTACGGCTTGAAGACGCAAGGGTTCCCGGGGGAAGCGATGTACAATTTTGATACCGGCGAAAACGGCACTTATTCCAAAATGTGGGCGGTAGCGATGAGCATGAAGCTGCTCACCCCGGCGCGGGTGAAGGAGTTTCAGGACATGGGCCTCTTGACCTGGTGTTACTGTCCGGACGTCGATCAGCAGGTTTATTATTCGATAGGCTGCGGCGCAACTTTGATGACCTGCAACAACCCGTTTCCGGCCATGAAAATTCGCGGGCAAATCACCCGAAGTTAA
- a CDS encoding ABC transporter substrate-binding protein, with protein sequence MKKFSTVLMATAMLSGVLAGCGGGQEQSGGGTGASSAQTPAPAASSGSGSGGKVTVQFWHSLGGKNGEYIDAMIKRFNESQSKVEVVGTFQGSYDEMVTKLQQAVAAKSEPDVAMLERAYVQMFADSDVLEDLNPYMKKSGLSESDFTPGLMGHSTFNKKLVSLPFNRSTPILHINKTMLDEKGLAVPKTWDDLKKVANALVVKEGNEYKRYGLSMPYDTWYPIAMITEAKGKFFDDAGKSIGFAGGEGVKVFQFLKDMQSTGALYYPPAQDSGNIVNTMFTSGKIGMMFQSTGVIGSLSDNAKFEYVTAFMPMDQVYANPTGGANVAMMAGSKNKQAAWEFLNWAMTDSKGALQFVLDSGYLPFTKKMVESQQMKDLWAKQPARKVAYDQLQYAVDTNKHVNWTQVNQEFLKAIQAIMYDNKDIASTLDTFKKETERILKQ encoded by the coding sequence ATGAAAAAATTTTCGACCGTATTAATGGCTACAGCGATGTTGTCCGGCGTGCTTGCGGGCTGCGGTGGCGGTCAGGAGCAATCCGGAGGCGGTACCGGAGCTTCTTCCGCCCAGACCCCCGCACCTGCGGCATCGTCCGGGTCCGGCTCGGGGGGCAAGGTCACCGTCCAATTCTGGCACTCGCTGGGAGGGAAAAACGGCGAATATATCGATGCGATGATCAAGCGTTTCAACGAATCGCAAAGCAAGGTGGAGGTCGTCGGCACGTTCCAAGGCTCCTACGATGAGATGGTGACCAAGCTTCAGCAGGCGGTCGCCGCCAAAAGCGAGCCGGATGTCGCGATGCTGGAGCGCGCTTATGTGCAAATGTTCGCCGATTCCGACGTTTTGGAAGACCTGAACCCGTATATGAAAAAGTCCGGCCTGAGCGAAAGTGACTTTACTCCGGGTCTCATGGGGCATTCGACCTTCAATAAAAAGCTCGTCTCGCTGCCGTTCAACCGGTCCACCCCGATTTTGCATATCAACAAGACAATGCTCGACGAGAAAGGCCTTGCTGTTCCGAAGACGTGGGACGATCTGAAAAAGGTCGCCAATGCACTGGTCGTCAAGGAAGGCAACGAATATAAGCGCTACGGCCTCAGCATGCCGTACGATACCTGGTATCCGATCGCAATGATCACCGAAGCGAAGGGCAAGTTTTTCGACGATGCCGGCAAATCGATCGGATTCGCAGGCGGGGAAGGCGTGAAAGTATTCCAATTTTTGAAGGATATGCAAAGCACCGGTGCCTTGTACTACCCGCCGGCGCAGGACTCCGGCAATATCGTCAACACGATGTTCACGAGCGGCAAGATCGGCATGATGTTCCAGTCGACGGGAGTTATCGGCAGTTTGAGCGATAACGCCAAGTTCGAATACGTTACGGCGTTTATGCCGATGGACCAGGTTTATGCGAACCCGACCGGCGGAGCCAACGTGGCGATGATGGCAGGCTCCAAAAACAAACAGGCGGCTTGGGAGTTTTTGAACTGGGCTATGACCGACTCCAAGGGTGCTCTGCAGTTTGTGCTCGATTCCGGATATCTTCCGTTCACGAAAAAAATGGTCGAGTCCCAGCAGATGAAAGATCTGTGGGCGAAGCAGCCGGCGCGCAAAGTTGCGTATGATCAGCTTCAGTATGCGGTGGACACGAATAAACACGTCAACTGGACGCAGGTGAACCAGGAGTTCCTCAAGGCGATCCAGGCGATCATGTACGACAACAAAGACATCGCGTCCACGCTGGATACGTTCAAGAAAGAAACCGAGCGGATTTTGAAGCAGTAA
- a CDS encoding carbohydrate ABC transporter permease — MKQVRRTLEFLLKAIVLLVFVFPFLWMISTSLQTLQETLRFPPTWIPASPQWMNFVTAMNAGPFLTYAKNSVIITFSIIVLQMIVMIPAAYSFAKYRFFGKEILFSMVLLAFMIPGQVTFIPVYLMLADWGLIKTLLPQIIPFMSNAFGIFLLRQYFMQIPQEIIESARLDNAGEFKIIRKIMIPMSMPALATIALFSFVSHWNDYFWPLVMTDSAGVRPLTMGIAMLRETEGISNWHVIMAGNVVLVVPILIVYVFASKQIVRAFVYSGIK, encoded by the coding sequence ATGAAGCAAGTGAGGCGCACGCTGGAGTTTCTTCTGAAGGCGATCGTTTTACTGGTGTTCGTTTTCCCGTTTTTATGGATGATTTCCACCTCTTTGCAAACGCTGCAGGAGACGCTTCGGTTTCCTCCGACCTGGATTCCGGCATCGCCGCAATGGATGAACTTTGTAACCGCGATGAATGCGGGGCCTTTTTTGACCTATGCGAAAAATTCCGTCATCATCACGTTTTCAATCATCGTTCTGCAGATGATCGTGATGATTCCGGCCGCCTATTCGTTTGCGAAATACCGGTTTTTCGGCAAAGAAATATTGTTTTCGATGGTACTGCTGGCGTTTATGATTCCCGGCCAGGTCACCTTCATCCCGGTGTATCTGATGCTTGCCGACTGGGGGCTTATCAAAACGCTGCTGCCGCAGATCATCCCTTTCATGTCCAACGCTTTCGGGATTTTCCTGCTGCGCCAGTATTTTATGCAGATTCCGCAGGAAATCATCGAATCGGCCCGATTGGATAATGCCGGCGAGTTCAAAATTATCCGCAAAATCATGATCCCGATGTCGATGCCGGCGCTCGCCACCATCGCGCTGTTCAGCTTCGTCAGCCACTGGAACGATTACTTCTGGCCGCTGGTGATGACGGATTCCGCCGGGGTTCGTCCGCTGACGATGGGAATTGCGATGTTACGGGAAACCGAGGGCATTTCGAACTGGCATGTCATTATGGCAGGCAACGTCGTTCTGGTCGTGCCGATTCTGATCGTGTATGTGTTTGCTTCCAAGCAAATCGTTCGCGCGTTTGTTTATTCGGGTATTAAATAA
- a CDS encoding carbohydrate ABC transporter permease yields MDKKLIWERIRPYVMVLPAMTGIVLFVMYPVLYLIKLSFYKYNLLNKDKSKFIGLDNFTQIFTREDFYRTLANTVVYTVGVVVLTMAISLLIAVWLNKKGRFNAVVQAGIFTPHIISIVSIALVWMWLMEPSHGILNFLLKSVGLPTSQWLQSSKTAMISIIIVSVWHNIGYYTLIIVAALQSIPPSIYEAAALDNASKSKMFFKITLPLISPQLFFILIIMTIGSFKVFDTVKIMTGGGPNGATTTLVYYIYEFRTNSIGYASATGVVLMAIIALLTFIYFRLLSKKVHYQ; encoded by the coding sequence ATGGATAAAAAACTTATATGGGAACGGATTCGTCCGTACGTGATGGTTTTGCCCGCTATGACAGGAATTGTCCTGTTTGTCATGTACCCGGTGCTTTATTTAATTAAATTAAGCTTCTACAAATACAACCTGCTCAACAAGGACAAGAGCAAATTTATCGGGCTGGACAATTTCACGCAAATTTTTACACGCGAAGATTTTTACCGCACGCTGGCAAATACAGTCGTTTACACGGTAGGGGTCGTCGTACTGACCATGGCCATCTCTCTGCTCATCGCGGTGTGGTTGAACAAAAAAGGCAGATTTAACGCAGTCGTGCAGGCGGGCATCTTCACTCCGCACATCATCTCCATCGTCTCTATCGCACTCGTATGGATGTGGCTGATGGAGCCGAGTCACGGCATCCTCAACTTTTTGCTGAAATCGGTCGGTCTGCCGACATCACAGTGGCTGCAAAGCTCGAAGACGGCGATGATCTCCATCATTATCGTGTCGGTGTGGCACAATATCGGCTACTATACGCTCATTATCGTGGCGGCGCTGCAAAGCATACCGCCGAGCATCTACGAGGCGGCGGCGCTGGATAACGCCAGCAAGTCCAAGATGTTTTTCAAGATTACGCTGCCGCTTATTTCGCCTCAGCTCTTTTTCATCCTGATCATTATGACGATCGGCTCCTTCAAGGTGTTCGATACCGTGAAAATCATGACCGGCGGCGGCCCGAACGGCGCCACAACGACACTCGTTTATTACATCTACGAATTCAGAACGAACAGCATCGGTTATGCTTCCGCAACCGGGGTAGTCCTGATGGCCATCATTGCGCTTCTGACCTTCATCTACTTCCGATTGTTGTCCAAAAAGGTGCACTATCAATAA
- a CDS encoding ABC transporter ATP-binding protein, with translation MASIEFVKVTQSFGGNVIIKDLDLKIEDGKFTVLVGPSGCGKTTLLRMIAGLDQQTSGSVLIGGKDVTRIAPGQRGVAMVFQNYAIYPTMSVRENIEFGLKNNKVPQEERTRLVESISETVGLRDYLDRKPSTLSGGQRQRVALARAMVKKPSVFLMDEPLSNLDAKLRVQMRIELIEMHKKLGTTFVYVTHDQVEAMSMADTIVLMNRGQIQQEAPPETIYRSPSNLFAAQFIGVPPMNVAELGEGGVKFGFRPESAVLSTEPGDKFYTVRGEIVTREMLGSETIYQVRTGGHSFMIKCTEDLFSVDQIVYVGVDADKIYFFGPDEKRVDSGDARYGEYLRALRGMSHG, from the coding sequence TTGGCGTCAATTGAGTTCGTAAAAGTGACGCAGTCGTTTGGCGGCAACGTCATCATCAAAGATTTGGACCTCAAGATCGAGGACGGCAAATTCACCGTACTGGTAGGCCCTTCCGGCTGCGGGAAAACGACCCTCCTGCGCATGATCGCCGGGCTTGACCAGCAAACCTCGGGATCGGTTCTTATCGGCGGCAAAGACGTTACGCGCATCGCCCCCGGACAAAGGGGAGTGGCGATGGTATTTCAAAACTATGCGATCTATCCGACGATGTCGGTCAGGGAAAATATTGAATTCGGCCTGAAAAACAATAAAGTTCCCCAAGAGGAAAGAACCCGTCTCGTCGAAAGCATCAGCGAAACCGTCGGACTGCGCGATTACCTGGACCGCAAGCCGTCGACGTTGTCCGGCGGACAGCGGCAGCGCGTCGCCTTGGCCCGCGCCATGGTGAAGAAACCTTCGGTGTTTCTGATGGATGAGCCGCTTTCCAACCTCGATGCCAAGCTGCGGGTTCAGATGCGCATCGAGCTGATCGAAATGCACAAGAAGCTCGGTACGACGTTCGTATACGTAACTCACGACCAGGTGGAGGCGATGTCCATGGCCGATACGATCGTGCTGATGAACCGCGGGCAAATTCAGCAGGAGGCGCCGCCGGAGACGATTTACCGCAGCCCGAGCAATCTGTTCGCCGCCCAGTTTATCGGGGTGCCGCCGATGAATGTGGCGGAGCTTGGAGAAGGCGGAGTGAAGTTCGGTTTTCGCCCGGAGAGCGCCGTGTTATCCACAGAGCCCGGAGATAAGTTCTATACCGTGCGCGGGGAGATCGTCACGCGGGAAATGCTCGGATCGGAAACGATTTACCAGGTTCGCACGGGCGGGCATTCGTTTATGATCAAGTGCACCGAGGATTTATTTTCCGTGGACCAGATCGTGTACGTCGGCGTCGACGCGGACAAGATCTACTTCTTCGGACCGGATGAGAAACGCGTCGACAGCGGCGATGCACGTTACGGCGAATATTTGCGGGCGCTCAGAGGGATGAGCCATGGATAA
- a CDS encoding zinc-binding dehydrogenase — protein MASSTTGTVKSRTWRLTQPREVQEVIVERELRSGYVAVEPTIASICHADLRYFGGMRKPEVLAKKLPMALLHEGIGTIAESASSKLPKGERVVVVPNLPGYLLQDIPPEECCPACRNEIEDNYCYRSQFMGSGFDGIAQSRLVIPEACAIPVPSSIPDEIAVLAELCSVSYRAARGISHLLDKGSAAVFGDGPVGYLTAAMLHHAFGVGKDRLIVFGAIREKLDQFDFAETEMVQSYDFKAGWKVDVVMECTGGRFSESAINQGIDILRPGGHLVAMGVSEEHVPINTRDVLEKGITIHGSSRSSIRDFEDVLKVMEQPECQNTLRKLIPEKYTVVSTADDLAGALESAMAHRDWKKTILDFHW, from the coding sequence GTGGCAAGCTCAACAACCGGCACCGTGAAATCGCGAACATGGCGGTTGACCCAACCGCGCGAGGTTCAAGAGGTGATTGTAGAAAGGGAGCTGCGCAGCGGTTATGTCGCGGTGGAGCCTACTATCGCCAGCATCTGCCACGCCGACCTTCGCTACTTCGGAGGCATGCGCAAGCCGGAAGTGCTTGCGAAAAAACTGCCGATGGCGCTGCTGCATGAAGGAATTGGGACGATCGCGGAAAGCGCCTCATCCAAGCTCCCCAAAGGAGAGAGAGTTGTCGTCGTTCCGAATTTGCCCGGATACCTGCTCCAAGATATCCCTCCCGAAGAATGCTGCCCGGCATGCCGAAACGAAATTGAAGACAACTACTGCTACCGCTCGCAATTTATGGGCAGCGGCTTCGACGGGATCGCCCAAAGCAGGCTTGTCATTCCCGAAGCTTGCGCGATTCCGGTTCCTTCATCAATCCCTGATGAGATTGCCGTGCTCGCGGAACTGTGCAGCGTATCGTACCGGGCGGCGAGAGGAATCAGCCATCTGCTGGATAAAGGCAGCGCCGCGGTATTCGGCGACGGGCCGGTCGGCTATTTGACCGCAGCGATGCTGCACCATGCGTTTGGCGTCGGCAAGGACCGGCTCATTGTGTTCGGTGCCATTCGGGAGAAGCTGGATCAATTCGATTTTGCCGAGACGGAAATGGTGCAGAGCTACGATTTCAAGGCCGGCTGGAAAGTCGACGTTGTGATGGAGTGCACGGGCGGAAGGTTCAGCGAAAGTGCAATTAATCAGGGGATCGATATCTTGAGGCCCGGAGGTCATCTCGTGGCGATGGGCGTCAGCGAGGAGCATGTGCCGATCAATACGCGGGACGTGCTGGAGAAAGGGATTACGATCCACGGCAGCAGCCGCAGCTCGATTCGAGACTTCGAGGATGTGCTGAAGGTGATGGAACAACCGGAATGTCAGAACACGCTCAGAAAACTCATTCCGGAAAAATATACGGTGGTGAGCACGGCAGACGACCTTGCTGGCGCTTTGGAATCTGCCATGGCTCACCGGGACTGGAAAAAAACAATCCTCGACTTTCACTGGTGA
- a CDS encoding DeoR/GlpR family DNA-binding transcription regulator, which yields MLAAERKLRIVEHVRQHRVASVVALAVEFDVHEATIRRDLAELEQEGLLKRTHGGVIVEQLTHNEPPFNERSHAQLEQKMRIGKLAANLVEDGEHIIIDSGTTTLHIAKNLVHRSNLTVVTNDINVAAELRDAPGVKVTVTGGELYPSSYMLNGMFTDQVLRSLHVSKAFIGTPAIHPKHGLMHPEAQLVTAKQGMIGAAQEVIVVADETKIGKLSLHTVAPNSAIHTLITNKELPEYEAKPFRDAGINVLLA from the coding sequence GTGTTGGCGGCAGAAAGAAAGCTGAGAATCGTGGAGCATGTCAGGCAGCACCGTGTCGCTTCCGTGGTGGCTTTGGCCGTCGAATTCGACGTGCATGAAGCGACCATTCGCCGGGATTTGGCGGAGCTTGAGCAGGAAGGACTGCTCAAACGAACGCACGGCGGAGTCATTGTGGAGCAGCTGACGCATAACGAGCCGCCGTTTAACGAGCGTTCGCATGCGCAGCTCGAGCAGAAAATGCGCATCGGCAAGCTGGCGGCCAATCTGGTCGAGGACGGCGAGCATATCATCATCGACTCCGGCACAACGACGCTGCACATCGCCAAAAACCTGGTCCATCGCTCGAATCTGACGGTAGTGACCAACGACATCAACGTGGCGGCCGAGCTGCGCGATGCGCCGGGAGTGAAAGTGACGGTAACCGGAGGGGAGCTGTATCCTTCCAGCTACATGCTGAACGGAATGTTTACCGATCAGGTGCTGCGGTCGCTGCACGTGTCCAAAGCGTTCATCGGCACGCCGGCCATTCATCCGAAGCATGGCCTCATGCATCCCGAAGCCCAGCTTGTGACGGCCAAACAGGGAATGATCGGCGCCGCGCAGGAAGTGATCGTCGTGGCCGACGAAACGAAGATCGGCAAGCTGTCGCTGCACACGGTCGCGCCGAATTCGGCCATTCATACGTTAATTACGAACAAGGAGCTGCCGGAATACGAGGCCAAGCCGTTTCGCGACGCCGGCATCAACGTGCTTCTTGCCTGA